The following proteins come from a genomic window of Anopheles ziemanni chromosome 3, idAnoZiCoDA_A2_x.2, whole genome shotgun sequence:
- the LOC131286301 gene encoding cullin-2: protein MSLKPRRIVFDEVWKVLQDLLQQLITLQPVKRDVWNDRFVDVYAICVAHPEPLADRLYLETKTFLENHVKKLLEERVLIADSEATAKGQTVEETTSPAVVPTSDLLLARYYEVWMEYSEGSRYLNYLYQYLNHQHIKKQKLNEAEVVYGCINNSDNQEKMEIGELALEIWNQYMIQRLGNELVDQILSGINAERVNNIAGQCNKNTEIIRGVIRSFVAVQEYRRKGSLQLYQELFEERMLQESGQNFRIVASSLLQVCSVSQYMERIIKKFAEEEKLANIYLHTSSLPKLRKVCEEEMVTKHMNFLYSECKEMVADEKSTDLQNLYILLKPVTDGLKRLIEVFLEHIKEQGKKTIACMKGDSVHIQFVENMLDVHRKYEEMIHSTFKSDPLFLGALDKACARIINEKHSNNQVCRSAELVAKYCDSLLKKSKTTEGEIDQKLTRSIIIFKYIEDKDVYQKFYSRMLAKRLIHEQSQSMDAEELMINKLKQACGYEFTNKLHRMFTDISVSTDLNTKFGKYLNDNQLETGINFSVKVLQAGAWPLGPTQVVASFAIPQEFEKSIRLFEKFYHINFSGRKLTWLHHLCHGEMKLSFEKRNYIVTMQTYQMAILLMFENTDKYTCKELQTSLQLQQEIFQRHLQSLVEAKILLLSEEKMTDETEVSINVNYNNKRTKFKITTNLQKETPQEVEHTMNAVDEDRKMYLQAAIVRIMKSRKVLRHNALIQEILSQSKVSFAPNVSMIKKCIESLIDKQYIERTPNSGDEYSYVA, encoded by the exons ATGTCGCTCAAACCGAGAAGGATAGTGTTCGACGAGGTCTGGAAAGTGCTCCAGGATTTGCTGCAGCAGCTGATCACTCTGCAGCCCGTCAAGCGCGATGTCTGGAACGATCGTTTCGT TGATGTGTACGCAATCTGCGTCGCGCATCCTGAGCCGCTGGCGGATCGGCTCTACTTGGAGACGAaaacgtttctggaaaaccaTGTGAAGAAATTGCTGGAAGAGCGAGTTTTGATAGCGGATTCGGAGGCCACCGCAAAGGGGCAGACCGTCGAGGAAACTACTTCCCCTGCAGTAGTACCGACGTCCGATCTACTGCTCGCTCGGTACTACGAGGTCTGGATGGAGTACAGCGAGGGTTCACGATACTTAAACTATCTCTATCA GTATCTCAATCatcaacacataaaaaaacagaagctCAACGAGGCCGAAGTTGTGTACGGTTGCATCAATAATAGCGACAACCAGGAGAAGATGGAGATCGGAGAGCTTGCGCTCGAGATCTGGAACCAGTACATGATACAGCGGCTGGGGAACGAGCTGGTCGACCAGATACTCAGTGGTATCAACGCCGAACGAGTGAACAACATCGCTGGGCAGTGTAACAAGAACACTGAAATTATTCGTGGCGTCATTAGGAGCTTCGTGGCTGTGCAGGAGTACCGTCGCAAAGGGTCGCTACAGCTGTACCAGGAGCTTTTTGAAGAGCGAATGTTGCAGGAAAGCGGACAGAACTTCCGTATCGTGGCAAGTTCGCTACTCCAG GTGTGCAGCGTTAGTCAGTACATGGAGCGTATAATTAAAAAGTTTGCTGAAGAGGAAAAGCTAGCCAATATCTACCTACATACAAG TTCTCTTCCGAAGCTAAGAAAAGTGTGCGAAGAAGAAATGGTTACGAAGCACATGAACTTCCTCTACTCGGAGTGCAAGGAAATGGTGGCGGACGAGAAGAGTACTGACCTGCAGAACTTATACATCCTGCTCAAACCGGTCACGGACGGACTGAAGCGTCTTATCGAGGTGTTCCTGGAGCACATCAAGGAGCAGGGCAAGAAAACAATCGCTTGCATGAAGGGCGATTCG GTGCACATACAATTCGTAGAGAACATGCTCGATGTACATCGAAAGTATGAAGAAATGATACATAGCACTTTCAAGTCTGACCCATTGTTTCTGGGGGCGCTGGATAAGGCCTGCGCTCGGATCATCAACGAAAAGCACAGCAACAATCAGGTATGCCGCAGTGCCGAATTGGTGGCCAAGTACTGTGATAGTCTGCTGAAGAAATCGAAAACGACCGAGGGTGagatcgatcaaaaattgacccgcagcatcatcatcttcaagtACATCGAGGACAAGGATGTGTACCAGAAGTTCTATAGTCGCATGCTGGCGAAGCG ATTGATTCACGAACAATCGCAAAGTATGGACGCCGAGGAATTGATGATTAACAAGCTTAAGCAGGCGTGTGGGTACGAATTCACCAACAAGCTGCACCGCATGTTCACCGACATTTCGGTGTCCACGGATTTGAACACCAAATTCGGCAAATATCTTAACGATAACCAACTCGAGACTG GTATAAATTTCTCCGTCAAAGTTCTGCAGGCGGGCGCGTGGCCCCTAGGGCCGACCCAGGTGGTAGCCTCCTTCGCCATACCGCAGGAATTCGAAAAGTCGATTCGCTTGTTCGAAAAGTTCTACCATATCAACTTTAGTGGCCGCAAGCTTACCTGGCTGCACCATCTCTGCCACGGCGAAATGAAGCTGTCGTTTGAGAAGCGCAACTACATCGTCACGATGCAAACGTACCAGATGGCGATACTGCTGATGTTTGAAAACACGGACAAGTACACGTGCAAGGAGCTGCAAACTTCGCTGCAGCTGCAGCAAGAAATTTTCCAACGACACTTGCAAAGTCTGGTCGAAGCAAAAATCCTGCTGCTCAGTGAGGAG AAAATGACTGATGAAACAGAAGTGAGCATAAATGTGAACTACAACAACAAGAGGACGAAGTTTAAAATAACCACTAACCTGCAGAAGGAAACTCCCCAGGAG GTGGAACACACGATGAATGCTGTCGATGAGGATAGAAAAATGTACCTCCAGGCAGCTATAGTGCGAATTATGAAGTCGAGAAAAGTACTTCGCCATAACGCTCTAATACAAGAG ATTTTATCGCAATCGAAGGTCAGCTTTGCGCCGAATGTATCAATGATCAAGAAGTGCATCGAATCGCTGATCGATAAGCAATACATTGAGCGTACGCCCAACTCTGGTGACGAGTACAGTTACGTGGCTTAG
- the LOC131289909 gene encoding putative fatty acyl-CoA reductase CG8306, with the protein MGSEVQDFYKNKYIFLTGGTGFLGVAIIDKILRSSPEIAGIYLLMRPKKGKSIEERLQDLTKNLVFEKLLETQSTDIFKKLIPVSGDVGENFLGLSQEDQAMLVENTNVVIHSAATLDFQATLRPTVNINLLGTKRVLELCSRMRNLKSMVHVSSAYVNSYLTEAEERLYPCTESAQKVIDLVETLNDSALDELLPKLLKDHPNAYTFTKQLAEHEVNSHAAQFPCAIIRPSMITGAWKEPTPGWTISKNGPQGFLMGASKGVIRRLPVGVDLVYDYIPVDAVVNQTLVLGWYMGTNSFREVKVFHCTSSTSNPFKWRSVIDQIDGCLHKYPLKSAIWYPRLKFVTSLWLYKVASIFVHILPALVLDTILRLTGGRPMLMRLHTNVWDSLNRLEKFIFTEWKYHNPGTQQLAQLLSSADKNLFNFNIVQLQWPEYFDHLTQGVRRYLNNEQPKSLNAARKKDKILFVVDMVFQVLIFSLLGWLLATLLGSSAGTFWLYGALSYIVFLLL; encoded by the exons aTTGCTGGCATATACCTGTTGATGCGCCCGAAGAAAGGCAAATCCATTGAAGAACGACTGCAGGATCTGACGAAAAACTTG GTGTTCGAGAAATTGCTTGAAACGCAATCCACCGACATTTTTAAGAAGCTCATCCCGGTCTCTGGCGATGTGGGCGAGAACTTTCTCGGACTCTCCCAGGAGGACCAGGCAATGCTGGTGGAGAACACCAACGTCGTCATCCATTCGGCCGCCACGCTCGACTTCCAGGCGACGCTCCGGCCAACGGTGAACATTAACCTGCTCGGCACGAAGCGTGTGCTGGAGCTGTGCTCGCGTATGAGAAATCTCAAG AGCATGGTGCACGTGTCTAGTGCGTACGTGAACTCCTACTTGACGGAGGCTGAGGAGCGGTTGTACCCATGCACGGAAAGCGCCCAGAAAGTGATCGACTTGGTAGAAACGCTCAATGATTCGGCCCTAGACGAATTGCTGCCCAA GCTTCTGAAGGACCATCCAAATGCGTACACCTTCACCAAACAGCTGGCGGAGCACGAGGTTAACAGCCACGCAGCACAGTTTCCTTGTGCCATCATCCGACCAAGCATGA TCACCGGCGCCTGGAAGGAACCGACCCCTGGCTGGACCATATCCAAGAACGGCCCACAAGGATTCCTGATGGGTGCCTCGAAGGGCGTCATTCGCCGTCTTCCGGTTGGTGTGGACCTGGTTTACGACTACATTCCGGTCGATGCTGTCGTCAACCAAACGCTCGTGCTTGGCTGGTATATGGGCACAAATAG CTTCCGAGAGGTGAAAGTGTTCCACTGTACGTCCAGCACGTCGAACCCCTTCAAATGGCGTTCGGTGATCGATCAGATCGACGGATGTCTCCACAAGTACCCACTGAAGTCGGCAATTTG GTACCCGCGGCTGAAGTTTGTAACGAGCCTATGGCTGTACAAGGTGGCTTCCATCTTCGTACACATTCTACCCGCCCTGGTGTTGGATACCATCCTGCGGCTCACCGGTGGACGCCCAAT GTTGATGCGACTCCACACCAACGTTTGGGACTCACTAAACCGGCTCGAAAAGTTCATTTTCACCGAGTGGAAGTACCACAATCCGGGCACGCAACAGCTTGCCCAACTCCTGTCCTCCGCAGACAAGAACCTGTTCAACTTCAACATCGTACAGCTGCAGTGGCCCGAGTACTTTGACCACCTCACGCAGGGCGTACGCCGATATCTCAACAACGAACAACCCAAATCGCTCAATGCGGCGCGGAAGAAGGACAAAAT ACTATTCGTAGTGGACATGGTGTTTCAGGTGCTGATATTCTCTCTGCTCGGCTGGCTGCTGGCAACGCTACTCGGATCGTCCGCCGGCACCTTCTGGCTGTACGGAGCCCTTAGCTATATCGTCTTCCTTTTGCTGTAG